A segment of the Bacteriovorax sp. PP10 genome:
ACGGCCGCGAATGTTTATCAGGGGACACATTCAGTTCAAATGAATTTTGGCGGAGACCGCTCTCAGTCAATGATCTGGAGTACATTTTCCAATCTGGGTAATTTAAATGGTGGAGAGTACCGCGCGAGATTTATGGTTAAGCTTAATGCCGCTTTTGCTTTGGATGGAAGTACGTCCAGAGGGATAACACTAATGAGAGTGGAAAGAGAAACAAATACTGCTTCACGCGTGAACATAAAACTTTTTGCCATGGCAAATCCTAATCAGTTTAGATTAAGGCTACAAAAAAATAATACTAATACCGCTGCGACAACAATCATCACTCGCGATACATGGGTGAAGATTGATTTTTATTATAAGAAGGCCACGACAGGAGTCTCGAATGACGGTATCTTGAAAATATTTGTCGATGATGTCGATATAGGTGGAGATACGGCCTATGCATTAACTGATGAGCACGACCGTTTTAGATTGGGGTCAATCACTTCAGTATACGCTCCCGGTCCTCCTGTAGAGACGAACTGCCCAGTAAGTACCTTGTCCAATAATGCTTGCGTGACCGCAGGTTCAACAATTAATTTTGATGCGATTAGAATTGAAGAGGGTGACACTGTTCCGGCGATTGCCGATGCTAAGGTTCAAACCATTTATGAAAATGGTTTTGAAACAAACCTTGCGGACTTTACGCCAACAACAGCTGGATCAAATCTTTCTTCTATCGCTGCAAGTAACTCTGGGGATGGAACAAAGGCAGTGAGGATGCAGTTTGCGGGAACATCGGCCAATAATTCTATTAGCAGGACACTTGTTACTGCCAGCAATGATATTTATGCCCGTGTCCTTTTTAAGGTTAATGCGTTTTTTAATTTACTTGAGGACTCGGTGAATGTGACCTCACCAATAGGAACCAGTGAAAAAGTAAAACAGTTTGACTTGATTACTTTGTCCGGTGCAGGTGGAACAGCTGGCAGGTTAAAAGTTTCTATCATGAAGCGAGGACTGCGATTATTCCTTGTGGGGAAAATTATTGAAGCAAAGGACGAATCCAATATTCCCTTATCCTGGTCGAGTGAATTAGATATCGCCAATTACTTACAGATTTATAAAGGGCGCTCAAACGAGTTTTCTAGAGATAACTATCATCAATTAGAAGTTCGCTATATAGGAAATAAAGGAAGTGGAGCTGGTGTAGAAATCTGGCTCAATGGTGTTTCTATTGCTTCTAATATTAATCGTACGACAAAAAAGTATGCAGGGATTTCAACTGAAGGTCTTTTGGTTGACACTGTTCAATTAGGAACCAACGCCGACATTAACACTGGCGGAACTCCAACAGTGACCATGCAAACAACTCCCCCGAGTTCGGCAAGTGAAATAGAATTTGATGCATTAAAAGTCACAACAGGAGGCCCTGCCGGTTATTCCCTGACTGGAGTGACACCTACTATCTATAGTTATGCTTATACGGCGCCAGGAGCAGGAGAGAGCATTCCTAAAAAGTTAATGATAGACACTCTTTCATTGAAAAATTCTCCTTCATTGGAGCAGATGACGAGTGGATCTTTCTTTGTCAATACTTACAAAAATCGAGTGTATTTCAGAATGCCAAATGAGGGTGCCATTGTTGCTCAAACGATTTTGTCGGGAAGAAGAAATAGTATTTTAAATTTAACAAACTCTTCTAATGTTGTTGTCAGTGGATTAACTTTTTTTGCTAATAACAATGAAAATAGTGGGTGTATTAATATTGTTAACTCGAACAAAGTGAACTTATTAGCGAACACAATGAAAGGCTGCCTTGGATCTGGAATTAAGATTGCTGATACGTGGAATGCAACCAATAGATCTGCGGATGTTTTAATTTCAGGAAATACGATTGAGTCTTCAGGGAATGCCAACAATGCGGCCATTCATATTAATCATATGGGCGGCGTAAAAGTAGAGAACAACTTTATCTTTCAAAATTACGGACCTGCCGTAAGTGTTAACTGCACATATGACAGTGCCGGAAGCTTCAATCTGGTTTCCAATTTCTGTAACGGCTATCAAATTCTTCGTAATTATTTTCTTGAGCCAGGCAGTAGCGGTATTGAGCTGAATGGGAATGTTCAAAATGCAAGAGTGCACTCGAATGTTATAAGTGAGACGAAAGACTCTGGGTATCAGCTTCAATCAACAAATGGGGCATGGACGACTAATGGTGGATCGGGAGTTGAAATTTCTCGCGGCAGTCATCATAACTATATTTACGATAATTTAATTTATCTAGTTGATCGTTCAGGTGTTCTTATTCGTAGTGGCGCTCAAAGTAATTATGTTTTTAATAACACTGTGGCCGAGACGGGGACTTATATTGGTTCTACTGACGCTTCGTTGGATTTTAGAAAAGACAGTACTGAGCCTAATCCGGATCACAATGATCCTACAAAAAATAATTTGGCCTATAATAACGTTCTCTCAATTACTTATCATTCAACGGCATGTGTGAACTATGAAGGATATGGTGTCGGTGAAGATGAAGACAATATGTCAGACCACAATTTATTTTATTCGTGTGCTATTTTAGGAAAGTATAATTCGACAAGCTACTCAACTCTGGCAACGCTCATTACGGGAATGGGGAGTAATTATCCTGCTCGTGAAACTCACTCGGAAGAAGGAGCTTTTTACGATCCTAATAGATATGACTTCGCTCTTGATCCAGCTGCAACGTTTACGACGACTCCGAAAGAGATTAGACCTTACATGCCATAAATAATTAATTAGGCGTGTTTAATTTTGGGACTAATGGCAAAACCCTCAATCATCTTACGATTAAAGTTTTCATTCTCATTAGGGCAACGACTTGTAATGATACCTTTATGAACTACCACTTCATCATCTTTCCATTTGGCCCCGGAGCTGATGACATCATTTTTTAAATTAGACCATAATGTAATTGTTTTTCCTTTTGCCATTCCAGTATCGAGCAATACTCGAATTCCATGACAAATTGAAGCGACAGATTTTCCGTCATAGACAAAGTCTTTAATAAAGTTTGCAACATTTTTATCATGCAATAAAGTTTCAGGATTTTTCTCTCCACCAGGAATGACTAATCCATCAAATTGTTCAGAGTTGCATTCATTTAGAGTTGTATCAACATCAATACTCTTTCCCCAATGATCTTTCGACCATGCTTTGATTTTTCCTTTATGATTCGAAACAATGACAACTTTGGCACCGGCCTCCTCAAGAGCTTTTTTAGGAGAGAAAAGCTGTGATTCATCAAAACCATCAGTGGCCAGAATCGCGATTCTTCTGTCGTGAAGGATTTTATTTTCAAATGACATTTTTACTCCAAATTTGGGTGTGAGACTTGCAGTAATTAGGTGCATGAACAATGCCAATGATCATTGCCTATAGTGCGTGGATGGTATCGTGAATATTTGTCTCATTAATGTATTTTGTTGGGGCAAATCAGGACTAAATTCGTAGAGATTAATTTTCATTTTAATAAGAGGCCATGGTGCCCTTAATCAATAGTCTATCAAAAGGAAGAATAGTGGCATTTAGAAAAAGAAAAATCCCTCGTAACACTTTTATTATTTTTGAAGAACCGATACGCGATGAATTATTCAGTAGTGCGCATTTAGAGAGATATGCTGAAACCCTGGCCATTGGTCATAAAGTCTCGGCCAAACCAAGCAGTGGAGTTAACTTAGTTAAACGAGTCGCTGACAACGAAGAAGTTTTACTAGAGTCATTTCGCTTAATCGCAGAAACGATTCGGGCCGAGCGATCAATCACTCCTGCAGCTGAATGGTTAATTGATAATTTTTATATTGTAGAAGAGCAGATTAAAGACATTCGTGATCACTTGCCGGCAGGATATTATAAAGAATTGCCTAAACTCGTGGAAGGACCTTTTAGTGGGTACCCTCGCATGTATGCTATTGCCTGGGAGTTTGTTGCCCATACAGATTCACTTTTTGATCCTGAATTATTAAAGCAAGTTTTAAAAACGTATCAGCATGTTCGACCATTAACTATGGGAGAACTATGGGCCACCTCTATTACTTTGAGAGTGGTGTTGATTGAAAACTTGCGCCGATTGGGCGCCAGAATTGTAGGCTCACAAATCGCCAGAGCAGAAGCGGATAAAATTGCGGATGAGCTTTTAGGTTTAGATATAACCAGCAAACGAACAAATGATGAGATTATTGAAAGTGTTAGTAAAAAACCACTCAGCATTGATTTTGCTGTTCAGTTAGTTCAGCGTTTAAGATTTCAAGAAGGTGTTGTTGCAAGTTTTTTAAACTGGCTTGATGAGCGCTTAACTTCAGAAGGTCTTTCTGCGGACAAAATTGTTCAAGATGTCCATAGCAGTCACACGACGGCCAATGTTACTGTTCGAAATATTATTAATAGCATGAGACTTTTATCTTCACTCGATTGGCGAGACCTTTTTGAAGAAGTAAGTTTAGTTGAGCAGAAGTTACAAGAGAATCCATTGTATGGGCATATGGATTTTATGACGAGAGATAAGTACCGACATAGTGTTGAGCAACTTTCGCGTGGATCAAAGTTTTCAGAACTCGAGGTATCGCAAAAACTACTGGAGAAAACTCAACGAGAAACAGTGCGGCATCCGAAAGATTTAAAAATGCAGGACATGGGGTATTATCTTATTTCTCATGGACGTTATGAATTTGAAAAAGAAATTCAATTTAAAGTAAAGGTACGAAGTAAATTCTTACGCTGGTATATTTCTCAGAGAACATTATTGTATCTTGGAAGTATTTTCCTTCTCCCTATGCTTTTGGTTGCTTGGTGTATAGGCGAGACAGAGGCCCAGAGTTCCATTTTATACTTGCTAGGGGCCATGGCCATATTTCCCGCTTCTGAACTGGCCATTACTCTTGTTAATCGTTACACGGTTCACGTTTTAGTTCCTAGGCATTTGCCTCGTTTAGATTTTTCAAAAAAAATACCTGCCAATAATAAAACCTTTGTTGTTGTGCCAACGATGCTGGTAAATATTGATGAAATTATTAGTCAGGTTGATCAGTTGGAAATTCATTTTCTTTCTAATCCTGATGACTCAGTATCTTTTGCACTTTTATCTGACTGGCGAGATGCTTTGACTGAAAATCTGGATACAGATGAAATCTTTTTATCAATCGCGATTAAACAAATTGATCATCTTAACCGTAAGTATGGAAAAAATAATTCTGGCAAAGACCGCTTTTTCTTATTTCACCGTTTTAGAAAATGGAATGAGAGCGAACAAAAGTGGATTGGATGGGAAAGAAAACGCGGTAAACTTCAGGAGTTTAATCACTTCTTAAGACATAAATCAGGTACATCGTTTATTGTTTCAGATGAACTTAAACTGGATATCCCTGACGATATCGTTTACGTCATCACACTGGATGCTGATACTAAGCTTCCACGCGGAACTGTGGCCCAATTAGTAGGGACCTTTGCTCATCCATTAAATCATCCTAAGTTCGATTCAAAGTTAAATAAAGTCGTCGAAGGTTATGGAATTTTACAACCGAGAATTACTCCCACACTTCCGGCCACAATTGATAGTACGATTTTTCAGAGACTCTCTTCCGGGCCCGGAGGAATTGATCCTTATGCAGCTGCGATCTCTGATGTTTATCAGGATCTTTTTGGTGAAGGTTCATTCACAGGTAAAGGAATTTATAATGTAGATGTCTTTGAGCAATCGCTGAGAGGGCGCACACCAGAGAATAGACTTTTAAGTCATGATCTCTTTGAAGGGAACTTTGCCCGCTGTGGTCTGATCAGTGACGTTGAATTGTTTGAGGATTTTCCTTCAAACTTTGAAGTTGCAGTAGCGAGAAATCACCGTTGGACCAGAGGGGATTGGCAGCTTCTACCTTGGATATTGGGAAGAGAAGGTCTTGCTATTTCTGTGATTGGCCGCTGGAAAATGCTTGATAACCTAAGACGCTCGCTTTTAACTCCAATGACGTTTTTTCTATTCGTCACTTTGTTTTGTATTAAAGGACTGAACACGCTTCCATGGTTGGTGTTAATTTTTTCAGCTCAGTTACTAGGACATGTTCTACCTTTTATTAGCGGTATTTTTGCCTATCAAAAAAAAGTTCCTTTCATGGTTCAGGTTCGTTCATTGTTTGAAGATTTGTCTCAGGGGATAAGCCGTTTTATTTTAAATATTATTTTTCTTCCTTATCAAAGCTGGGTTTTGCTTGATGCAGTCGCAAGAACTCTTTTCAGGTTATTTATTTCTAAGCGAAAACTTTTAGAATGGACGACAAGTGCTGCTTCAAAATCCAGTGCAAGCACGGCCCTTGAAAGTTTTACTAAACGTATGATGAAAACAGAAATCGCTGTTGTGCTGATTGGAGTTTTTGTTATCTGGAATGGGCAGGTGGATTGGCCACTCTTTGCCCCATTAATGGGGTTATGGCTAATTTCCCCCATTGCTGCATGGAAGATTAGTCTTCCGCCATCGATGGAGATGATTGTCCCTCTTTCAGAAGATGATGTCTTTGTTCTGAGAAATAGTGGACGAAAAATATGGCACTTCTTTTCAACGTTTGTAAATGCAGATGAAAATTTCTTACCACCAGATAACTTTCAAGAAGACCCGCTACCGGTGGTGGCCCATAGAAGTTCACCGACTAACTTCGGTCTATATCTATTATCGACGGTGACAGCTAGAGATTTTGGGTGGATTGGTCTTTGTGAGATGATTGAGCGACTTGAAGATACACTTTTGAGTATGCAATCGCTTCCTCGTTATAACGGTCATTTTTATAACTGGTATGAAACTACTGATAAACGTGCTTTAGATCCAAAATATATTTCGTCGGTTGATAACGGAAACCTTGCCGGGCATTTACTTGCACTTGCTCAAAGCTGTGAAGAAATGGAAATTGAGTCTGATTATTCAGAAAAAATGTTAGGAGGGATTCAGGATAGTTTGAGATTATTTGCTGAAAGTATGTCGACTAAAAAACATGCATCTTATAGAGAGACTTTTAATGACTTGGCCGAATCTCTTATTAATCATTATCACTCATCAACGGATAAAAATATTTTTTGGGCAACAGTATTAGAAAAATCTCAAAAATTATTTGAAGAGACCAAGAGTGCTGAAGTCGAAATCCATAAGTTGGCACGAATGATTGATAATGAAGTTCAAAGTCATGGCAGAGATTTTACTCATTTTAAAGAAAATCCTAAAGAAGGACCGAGAAAGAGACTTAAAGCGATTGCCGCTTTATCTAGAGAATTGGTTTATGAAATGGATTTCTCTTTTTTATATGATCCAACAAGAAAACTTTTTTCTATTGGTTATCGTATGTCGGACTCTTCGTTAGATGCCAGCTTCTATGATCTTTTGGCCTCTGAAGCAAGACTTTTAAGTTTTGTGGCCATTGCTAAAGGTGACGTTCCGGTTGAGCACTGGTTCAGGCTTGGGCGCTCACTTACTCCTATTGATAATGGAACGGCCTTAATTTCATGGTCAGGATCAATGTTCGAGTATCTAATGCCATCACTTGTGATGGAGACGCCAACTTCAAGTTTACTGGAGCAAACATGTCGTTTGATTGTAAAAAAACAAATTGAATATGCTGATGAAAAATCTATTCCATGGGGGATGTCTGAGTCGGCCTACAATGTAAGAGATTTGCATCTTACTTATCAGTACTCGAACTTTGGAGTTCCTGAACTGGCCTTCAAGCGTGGTATAGGAAAAGACTTGGTTATTGCTCCTTATGCAACTCACTTGGCCGGAATGTATGATCCTGTCAGTGCGGTGAAAAATTTAAGGCGCCTGGCCTCTTTGAACATGGTCGGTGAATTTGGTTATTATGAATCAATCGATTTTACAAAATCACGCATACCAGATACGAGCAAAGCAGATTCGGCCATTGTTAAAAATTATATGGCCCACCATCAAGGGATGGCCTTAGTCTCAATTTCTAATATGCTGTTTGATGGATTAATGTTAAAGCGATTTCACCGTGAGCCAATCATTCAATCAAGCGAATTATTGCTTCAGGAGCGCACTCCTAAAAATATTGCTGTGGCAAAAACCAGAACTGAGTCAGTCAAGGTTGAGCACGTGAGTGATATGGGAGAAGCTACGATCAGAAGATACACGTCTTCTAATCATAAAGTTCCTAGAACTCATCTCTTATCAAATGGAAATTATGCCGTCATGATCACGGCCGCAGGATCTGGTTACGGTCGCTTTCAGGATTTAGCTATCACTAGATGGCGTGAAGATGTGACTCGCGATCACTGGGGGAGTTATATATTTCTCAGAGATATTTATTCAAATGATATCTGGTCAGCAGGTCATCAGCCAACTTGTGTCGAAGCTGACCATTATGAAGTGATCTTTACAGAAGACCGTGCAAAAATCAGACGTGAGGATAATGAAATAATTTCTGAACTAGAAGTGTTTATCTCTCCGGAAGAAAATGCAGAAATTAGACGTCAAAGCTTAAGCAATAATAGTTCTATAGTTCGGGTTGTCGAAGTGACAACTTATGCCGAAATTGTTCTTAACACTCAGGGAGCAGATATTGCTCACCCAACTTTTTCTAATTTATTTGTTCAGACAGAATACCTGCCAGAGATTAATACCATACTTGCAACCAGAAGGCCTAGATCAGCAATGGAAGCTCCTTTATGGATGGCCTATATTATTTCAACGGATGCCAATGCCATCGGAGAAATTGAATATGAAACTGATAGAGCAAAATTTATTGGGCGTGGACGTACAGTTCATAACCCGATCTCTATCGAGACAAAACATTTATCTAATACAGTTGGTTCTGTATTAGATCCAGTCGTAAGTTTTAGGTCGCGTGTACGTATTGAACCTGGTGCCACGGCCAATATTACTTACACGACAATTATTGCTAAAAGCCGTGATGAAGTTGTTAACCTTGCTGAAAAATTTCACGAACCGATTGCTTACGAGAGATCGTCGAATTTAGCATGGACTGAAGCACAGGTTAAACTTCACTATTTGGGAATAGAGCATAGTGAAGCCATTCTTTTTCAACAATTGGCCAATAGAGTTTTATACCTTGATTCTAGTTTAAGAGTTTCAAGCGATATTTTAAAACGCAATGATCGAAATGCGACGAATCTTTGGGCCTATGGTATTTCAGGGGATCATCCGATTGTTCTGCTTCGTATTGATGATATTGAACAGCGCTCACTACTCAAACAACTTCTGCGTGCACATGAGTACTGGGGAACCAAACGTCTGGTAGTTGATCTGATTGTTCTCAATGAAAAGGCGAGTTCGTATTCTCAAGAACTTCATAATGACCTTGAGGCAATGATTGGCCATAGTACAGCGACGTCAGGAACTTATCTTCCGCAGTCAAAAGGAAGAATTTTTCTTTTACGTGCTGATATTATCCCTCAGGAAGATAGAAATTTATTGCAAACAGTGGCCCGTGCAATTCTTGTCGGGCAGCAGGGGAACCTGGCCGAACAAGTTAAAAGAATGGTCAGAAAAATTGAAAAGCCTATATCTAGAGCCAATGTTCAAACAACAGCGGCCAAGGATTCGCGAAAATCACTAGAGGCCCCAGCATTGGAATTTTTTAATGGGTTCGGTGGATTCACACTTAAAGGTTTAGAATATGTGATTCATCTTAAAAAAGATGAATCGACTCCGGCACCCTGGATTAATGTAATTGCAAACCCAGGCTTTGGGTTTCATGTTTCAGAGAGAGGAGCTGGGTCAACGTGGGCAATGAACAGTAGAGAAAATCAACTTACTCCTTGGTCGAATGACCCGGTCTCTGATCCATCTGGAGAGTGTTTTTATATTAAAGACGTAGACTCTAATGAATTATGGAGTCCGACGATTTCTCCTATCAGAGTAAAAAATGCCGAATACCTTATCAGGCATGGACAAGGATATAGTCAGTTTGAACTTCGCCACGCGGGAATTAAAAGTACATTGACTCAATTTGTGCACAAAGATTTACCAGTTAAGATCTCTAAGTTAGTGCTCAAAAATGAATCAGGTACAAAGAGAAATCTTTTAATTACTTCTTATATCGAATGGGTTTTAGGTTTTTCCAGAACGGTGAGCTTACCGTATTTGATTACTGCATTGGATGCAACAAGTAAAAGTCTTGTGGCCTACAATCCTTGGAATCATGAGTTTGGAACAAGACAGGCCTTTGCAACTTTTATTGATGGGAATGATTCATGGACAGGCAATAGAAGAGAATTTATTGGTAGAAATGGAAATCTCAACCGCCCTGAAGCATTACTTACGAAGTCTAAATTAAGTGGAAGAGTCGGAGCAGGAATGGATTCATGCTCGGCCTTACAAAAGAGCATAAGCATTCCTGCTAATCAGGAAGTGACCGTTATTTTTATTTTAGGACAAACAGATACCCGTGAGCAAATTCAAGAGCTGGTGAATACTGTCACTCTAAAAAATGTTGATTCACTATTTAGTGATGTCGTTGCTGAGTGGAATAACATTCTTGGGAAAATTCAAGTTGAAACTCCGGATAACTCAATGAACATGATGCTCAATCGTTGGCTGCTCTACCAGACAACTGTTTGTAGGTTGTGGGCAAGATCAGCTTTCTATCAGGCCGGTGGAGCTTTCGGTTTCAGAGACCAATTACAGGATTCAATGGCCGTGATCTGGACTAAGCCTGAAATGATCAGGGCACAAATTGTGCGGGCCTCTGCCAGACAATTTATTGAAGGGGACGTTCAGCACTGGTGGCATATGCCAACAGGACGTGGAGTGCGCACGCATTTTTCAGATGATTTATTATGGCTTCCTTATGTGGTCACTTATTATTTAAATAGAACAGAAGATGCTTCAGTCCTAGATGTTGAAGTCCCATTTTTAAATGGGCCAGAGTTAAGACAAGACCAGGAAGATTCTTATTACACTCCAGAAGTGACAAAAGAAAGGGCGAGTGTCTTTGAACACTGTGCTCGCGCCATTGATTTAAGTCTTGAAGTCGGTGTTCACGGACTTCCTTTAATGGGAGGTGGTGACTGGAATGATGGAATGAATCGTGTCGGGCATGAAGGTAAAGGAGAGAGTGTCTGGCTCGCATGGTTTTTAATATGCAACCTTCGGGATTTTTCGGCCGTGGCAGAAGCTCGAGGAGAAATTGAGCGAGCGACTAAATGGCGAGATCATATAACATTCCTGAAAAAATCGATCGAAGAAAATGCCTGGGATGGCCAATGGTATAGACGGGCCTTTTATGATGATGGAACTCCTTTGGGGTCTTCGCATAGTGATGAATGTCAGATTGATTCTCTCGCACAGACTTGGGGAATTATTTCTAAAGCAGGCGATAAAAACCGCTTAAAAATAGCGATGGATTCAGTAGAAAAAAATCTAGTTAAAAAAGATAATAAGATGATTCTACTTTTCACTCCTCCATTTGATAAATCTATAAATGATCCAGGTTATATCAAAGGTTATATTCCTGGTGTAAGAGAAAATGGCGGACAGTACACCCATGCGGCCATCTGGTGCATTCTGGCCTATGCTGAACTTCAAAATGGAAAGCGCGCAGTAGAGCTTTTTTCTATGGTGAATCCACTTAATCATAGTCTGACAAAAGAAGAGGCCATTAGTTATAAGGTTGAGCCTTATGTTATTGCTGCCGATATTTATTCTGTTGACCCAAATGCGGGAAGAGGTGGATGGACATGGTACACGGGATCTTCTGGTTGGATGTACACCGTGGGAATTGAAGCGATCTTAGGATTTAAGTTAAGTGGAAATACTTTAAGGATTGAGCCTCGTATAGATCCTGAGTGGAAATCTTATAAATTAATTTACCGCCACATGAGTACAAATTACGAAATTACAGTGAACAATCCTAACGGGCTTTCCAGTGGAAAAACGCAGGTGACGATTGACGGAAAATTAATGGAAGAAAATTTTATTGAATTGATTGATGATAAATTCACTCATTATGTTTCAATTGAATTGTATGAGTTTGAAGCACCTGGAGATTTACTAAGAAAAAATAAAAGTGGGATAGATTCAGTACAGTTAATATAATTTTTTATTGCAGTCAGGGTAAATTTATCCTGACTGCAATCTTTTTAAGCTCGCCAGTATCCAGTGGCCTTTATCCAGGTCTCATCAAAATGATAGTCTTCAATAAAGACACGCTTTAATTCCTTAACAACTGAAATCTCTCCACTGATAATCGTCAATACATCTTCTGTCGGAAGATTGAGGGCCTTAATTTGTTTAGCGAATAACTTTGAATCGCCGGCCTTTTCTCCATCGCGATAAAGCCACAGAACTTCAACATCTGCTTCTGTTTCAAAGACGAGTTCAGCACTCTCATCGTCGACTTCTAAAATAGCGATGGCACGGCCGTTTTTAGGAAGCTCTGATAATCTTCTGCCGATTGAGGGAATGGCAGTATCATCGCCGATGAGAATGTAGTTTTTGAACTCTGGGTAAATCGTTGAAGCGCGAGGTCCGCCAATACCTAACGTATTTCCAGTTTGTGCACGAGAGGCCCATAAGCTCGCTGGCCCTTTTTTATGAAGAGCAAAATCGAGCACCAGCTCTTTGTCTCCATTATTAAAGCGGGGAGTGTAATCTCTCATGGTGACATCATCAGTAAAGACCGGGCCCTTGTCTGTCATTGTGGGAAGAACCGGCAGTTCATCATTCGTTTTAGGAAAAAAGACCTTCACATGATCTTCTGGTGACATCGTCACGAAGCCTTCAAGCTCGGGGCCAGTGAGTGTAATTCGTCTCATATGAGGTGAAAGGTCTTCCACTGATTTCACAGTCAGAAGTCTTAGTTTTAATTCGTGCATGACTTTTTTTATTTCTTTTGTGCTCATGAAGTACAGCCTATTTTAAAAAGTTTGAGCAGTCAAACACTTTTACTCATTGGTAGATGTATCCATTAATTAGATAGAGTTCATTTATCTATATTATTTACAAGTTTCAAGATCATTTTTAAAGAATGGTTTATTGTCGTCTCAATTAACAAATACCCCGGAGACAATTATGAAAATCATCACACTTATTCTTGGAACTCTTCTAACTTTTTCTGCACACGCATCTATCAACAACTTCGAAGGACATTTCACAGTTGTTTCTGGGGATACTAATTATGGTTCTTGTCAGAACTTTGATGTTGTTTATGATACTTCATCTGAAAGCTTAAAAGTGATCAACTCAGAATCTAATTACGTAGTAGTAGAGCTTGGGAATATTAATAAAGGAAGAATGCCGTGGATGTCTGATTTAGGAGACATTGTTCTGAAAGGAACTAAGAAAGTTGTTTACGATGGAGAAGGACATATTAGCTACGTGATCAAAAGAGGTTTATTTACTTATAGAAAATTCGATATGAAGATTGTGAATGATACGTTAACGCTGGATTATGATGGCGATAAAGTTTGTGTACTAAAAAGATAATTTTTAGGAGGCCCGCTTTAAGCGGGCCTTTTTTATAATCTTTGGTGAGTTGTATTTTCTGAGCTGATCACTTCATTTTTGTTATTGTACACAGTTGTATCGATAGCAAGATTGCCTTTCCAGTCAATCGTATAAAGCGTGACATATTTTGCAGGAATCATAT
Coding sequences within it:
- a CDS encoding Calx-beta domain-containing protein, with product MKNYKDIMKSLLHYLVLSLMVILIASCKGQLDVSLFNLITAKKSEPPIMTAANVSVAEEAGTGTFTILLDKAYTDTVTVDYALSSTKANSAEDYSGVLPSGTLTFLSGETSKTISVTLLNDIYPENPEPINLVLSNPSSGPSGTATATMTITDSDTNFFGAAIDEISAVIGNLVAPIYSFTTTNTLTVDASGGGGFTTIQDAINAAVPGTEIVVSNGFYPETINMNALGSMTGNPIVLKAAPGHTPYLSAADIIGYGLLSNDNIDGAESGPHTFGFEAGALDGFSTYEELNNSVTNVTTAANVYQGTHSVQMNFGGDRSQSMIWSTFSNLGNLNGGEYRARFMVKLNAAFALDGSTSRGITLMRVERETNTASRVNIKLFAMANPNQFRLRLQKNNTNTAATTIITRDTWVKIDFYYKKATTGVSNDGILKIFVDDVDIGGDTAYALTDEHDRFRLGSITSVYAPGPPVETNCPVSTLSNNACVTAGSTINFDAIRIEEGDTVPAIADAKVQTIYENGFETNLADFTPTTAGSNLSSIAASNSGDGTKAVRMQFAGTSANNSISRTLVTASNDIYARVLFKVNAFFNLLEDSVNVTSPIGTSEKVKQFDLITLSGAGGTAGRLKVSIMKRGLRLFLVGKIIEAKDESNIPLSWSSELDIANYLQIYKGRSNEFSRDNYHQLEVRYIGNKGSGAGVEIWLNGVSIASNINRTTKKYAGISTEGLLVDTVQLGTNADINTGGTPTVTMQTTPPSSASEIEFDALKVTTGGPAGYSLTGVTPTIYSYAYTAPGAGESIPKKLMIDTLSLKNSPSLEQMTSGSFFVNTYKNRVYFRMPNEGAIVAQTILSGRRNSILNLTNSSNVVVSGLTFFANNNENSGCINIVNSNKVNLLANTMKGCLGSGIKIADTWNATNRSADVLISGNTIESSGNANNAAIHINHMGGVKVENNFIFQNYGPAVSVNCTYDSAGSFNLVSNFCNGYQILRNYFLEPGSSGIELNGNVQNARVHSNVISETKDSGYQLQSTNGAWTTNGGSGVEISRGSHHNYIYDNLIYLVDRSGVLIRSGAQSNYVFNNTVAETGTYIGSTDASLDFRKDSTEPNPDHNDPTKNNLAYNNVLSITYHSTACVNYEGYGVGEDEDNMSDHNLFYSCAILGKYNSTSYSTLATLITGMGSNYPARETHSEEGAFYDPNRYDFALDPAATFTTTPKEIRPYMP
- a CDS encoding DJ-1/PfpI/YhbO family deglycase/protease, which gives rise to MSFENKILHDRRIAILATDGFDESQLFSPKKALEEAGAKVVIVSNHKGKIKAWSKDHWGKSIDVDTTLNECNSEQFDGLVIPGGEKNPETLLHDKNVANFIKDFVYDGKSVASICHGIRVLLDTGMAKGKTITLWSNLKNDVISSGAKWKDDEVVVHKGIITSRCPNENENFNRKMIEGFAISPKIKHA